The proteins below are encoded in one region of Thermotoga sp. Mc24:
- a CDS encoding ATP-binding cassette domain-containing protein, translating into DIRPAYPDRKVLYLSGGNQQKVVLAKWLALKPKVLILDEPTRGIDVGAKAEIYRIMSQLAKEGVGVIMISSELPEVLQMSDRIAVMSFGKLAGIIDAKEASQEKVMKLAAGLE; encoded by the coding sequence CGACATAAGGCCAGCGTATCCAGACAGGAAGGTGTTGTATCTTTCTGGGGGAAACCAGCAGAAAGTAGTACTTGCGAAATGGCTTGCTTTGAAGCCGAAGGTTCTCATACTGGACGAACCGACACGAGGAATAGACGTAGGGGCAAAGGCAGAGATATACAGGATCATGTCACAACTTGCAAAAGAAGGAGTAGGTGTCATCATGATCTCGTCAGAACTTCCTGAAGTTCTTCAAATGAGCGACAGAATCGCTGTGATGAGCTTTGGAAAACTCGCTGGTATCATTGATGCTAAAGAAGCTTCTCAAGAAAAAGTTATGAAACTCGCTGCTGGGTTGGAATAG
- a CDS encoding ROK family transcriptional regulator, producing MHSMEVYSLKQAKTINKLRVLNTIRFEPGVTRNMISEKTGLDPSTVTKLVNEMKRKRMIYEKGILPSKLGRHSKRLYVNRDFSKAIVVDLGVTHSIVGISFFDGTVEVVDEFDTPDTPEECFRVLTEKVSRFPGVFPLIVIGVPGSVDKTHKKLAFAPNLNRWRDIDVEKYFKVFEVYLENDANLAALAEMMRNKHFGDRKNIVYILVREGIGGGIIIEGKLYKGSFNAAGEIGHMKMYDRGPCFCGRVGCWEANTSISHCVRQYEKKKPLPGRTMYEKFETLCKIYEEDPLAKEVLDEFTGILIDGIVNLVNILSPEIVIVGGEGVFLPEGVFEVIVSETRRQVHPMDKEVSVEKGSLSNKEVVLEGTSILSSMMISERLV from the coding sequence TTGCATAGCATGGAAGTTTATTCCCTAAAGCAGGCAAAAACTATCAACAAATTGAGAGTTCTCAACACGATAAGATTTGAGCCTGGAGTTACTCGAAACATGATATCGGAAAAAACCGGGCTCGATCCCAGCACTGTTACAAAACTCGTGAACGAGATGAAGAGGAAAAGGATGATCTACGAGAAAGGAATACTCCCATCGAAGTTGGGAAGGCACTCCAAACGACTCTACGTGAACAGAGATTTTTCAAAGGCGATAGTGGTCGATCTTGGGGTGACGCATTCCATCGTTGGGATATCGTTTTTCGATGGGACAGTTGAAGTGGTCGATGAATTCGACACGCCCGACACACCTGAGGAGTGTTTCAGAGTTTTGACGGAAAAGGTTTCCAGGTTCCCCGGTGTTTTTCCATTGATTGTGATAGGGGTTCCAGGATCTGTTGATAAGACTCACAAGAAATTGGCATTCGCTCCAAATCTCAACAGATGGAGAGACATAGATGTGGAGAAGTACTTCAAGGTGTTCGAGGTGTATTTGGAGAACGACGCGAACCTTGCGGCCCTCGCGGAAATGATGAGAAACAAACATTTCGGTGATAGAAAGAACATCGTGTACATACTCGTCAGAGAAGGAATAGGTGGAGGCATTATCATCGAAGGAAAACTCTACAAGGGTTCTTTCAACGCGGCTGGAGAGATCGGTCACATGAAAATGTACGACAGAGGACCGTGTTTTTGTGGAAGGGTCGGATGCTGGGAGGCCAACACTTCCATCTCCCACTGCGTCCGTCAGTATGAAAAGAAAAAACCTCTTCCAGGAAGAACCATGTACGAAAAGTTCGAAACGCTCTGCAAAATATACGAAGAAGACCCACTGGCTAAAGAGGTACTGGACGAATTCACCGGTATCCTCATAGATGGTATTGTGAATCTTGTGAACATTCTGAGCCCAGAGATCGTGATTGTTGGCGGAGAAGGAGTATTTCTTCCTGAAGGTGTATTTGAGGTGATTGTATCAGAAACGAGAAGACAGGTTCATCCAATGGATAAAGAGGTTTCCGTTGAGAAGGGTAGTCTCTCCAACAAAGAAGTGGTTTTAGAGGGGACTTCGATACTTTCTTCCATGATGATAAGTGAAAGACTAGTGTAA
- a CDS encoding WD40 repeat domain-containing protein gives MKKSLILILIIISILTFSQTFKLEKVLGFSDISALTFKDGYLLLGTGNGEIIVYKDGSYYRAFKVHDNRVNEVIFENGFIVSASDDKTVGVTNLETGETHLLKGHIKGVSSVAVAGSKILSASFDGTVRIWSFPDGEEISSQKLGPSVVQIAAYENRYVVGLANGLAVIRDLSNQSFSIPLKAHPEGIKKIVFSENGQLIATCGGNTVKVWNASNGNLVLQYDHAITVNDLAFLDNDDLIFVADDYKAVVLNIQKNEVVKSIDAHNNFVLFVSSDDGSIATYGMDKTVKVWNADLELQYSLYGHQLSVNTVALSSDGKFIVSGSDDREILIWNAEKGIAEHRIKALSGVRKLLTVENNIISCLDSNQLKIYNLENGKLVKRIKVGTTSTMDIALQNDRMAIGFYDGSVALFRYPTFEEIWRKDTEHEMIQTIDMNNKFIAFGVSYSDPKDKIGYVEVLSADTGERVLLLEGHRGNVNAVKFAGDFLVSGGEDGKVILWSLDTGSKVREIYLNEPVSSLLIDEKELFVGTWNGNIKIFAFPDLTLKTSLKASDQKIGHFIKVGDQLVVPCGDGKIRILLEK, from the coding sequence ATGAAAAAATCACTGATACTGATTTTGATCATCATTTCAATCCTGACTTTCTCTCAAACATTCAAACTCGAGAAGGTGCTGGGATTCAGCGATATTTCAGCTTTAACATTCAAAGATGGTTATCTCCTACTTGGAACGGGAAACGGTGAAATCATCGTCTACAAAGACGGATCCTATTACAGAGCTTTCAAAGTCCACGACAACAGAGTAAACGAAGTGATCTTTGAGAACGGGTTTATCGTGAGCGCTTCGGACGACAAAACAGTTGGTGTGACGAATCTGGAGACGGGTGAAACACATCTCCTCAAAGGTCACATAAAAGGTGTTTCTTCCGTCGCTGTAGCAGGCAGTAAAATCCTAAGCGCCTCTTTCGATGGAACGGTGAGAATATGGTCTTTCCCGGATGGAGAGGAAATCTCTTCTCAAAAGCTTGGACCATCGGTTGTTCAAATCGCCGCTTATGAGAACAGATACGTCGTGGGACTGGCCAACGGACTTGCTGTGATCAGGGATCTCTCGAATCAATCATTTTCCATTCCCCTCAAGGCCCATCCTGAAGGAATTAAAAAGATCGTGTTCTCAGAGAATGGACAGTTGATCGCAACCTGTGGGGGAAACACCGTAAAGGTATGGAACGCCTCGAATGGAAATCTCGTCCTCCAGTACGACCACGCTATAACGGTGAACGATTTGGCTTTTCTTGACAATGATGATCTCATTTTTGTAGCCGACGACTACAAAGCTGTGGTTTTGAACATTCAGAAAAACGAAGTGGTGAAATCAATCGACGCTCATAACAACTTCGTTCTTTTCGTCTCTTCAGATGACGGTAGCATAGCAACCTACGGAATGGACAAAACTGTCAAAGTGTGGAATGCCGATCTGGAGCTTCAGTACTCTCTCTACGGTCACCAACTCTCGGTGAACACAGTAGCTTTATCAAGCGACGGGAAATTCATCGTGAGCGGCAGTGACGATAGAGAAATTCTGATATGGAACGCTGAGAAGGGGATCGCTGAACACAGGATAAAGGCTCTATCAGGGGTCAGAAAGCTTTTGACAGTAGAAAACAACATCATTTCCTGTCTTGATAGCAATCAACTCAAGATTTATAACCTGGAAAATGGAAAGCTCGTGAAGAGAATCAAAGTTGGCACGACGAGCACAATGGACATCGCTCTTCAAAACGATAGAATGGCAATAGGATTCTACGACGGAAGTGTCGCTCTGTTCAGATATCCAACCTTCGAAGAGATATGGAGAAAAGACACAGAACACGAAATGATCCAAACGATTGATATGAACAACAAATTCATCGCCTTCGGAGTTTCTTACTCTGATCCAAAAGACAAGATAGGTTACGTAGAAGTTCTCTCCGCAGACACAGGGGAAAGAGTACTTCTGCTGGAAGGTCACAGAGGAAACGTAAACGCTGTGAAATTCGCTGGGGACTTTCTTGTCTCAGGTGGAGAAGACGGAAAGGTCATTCTCTGGAGCTTGGATACAGGTTCAAAAGTCCGCGAGATCTACCTGAACGAACCAGTGTCCTCTCTATTAATCGATGAAAAGGAACTCTTTGTTGGAACCTGGAATGGAAATATCAAAATTTTTGCTTTTCCAGATCTGACCTTGAAGACTTCTTTGAAAGCCTCTGATCAAAAGATAGGACATTTCATAAAGGTGGGCGATCAGCTCGTAGTTCCATGCGGTGATGGAAAGATAAGGATCCTCTTGGAAAAGTGA
- the pulA gene encoding type I pullulanase, with amino-acid sequence MKTKLWLLLVLLLSALIFSETTIVVHYHRYDGKYDGWNLWIWPVEPVSQEGKAYQFTGEDDFGKVAVVKLPMDLTKVGIIVRLNEWQAKDVAKDRFIEIKDGKAEVWILQGVEEIFYEKPDTSPRIFFAQARSNKVIEAFLTNPVDTKKKELFKVIIDGKEIPVSRVEKADPTDIDVTNYVRIVLSESLKEEVLRKDVELIIEGYKPARVIMMEILDNYYYDGELGAIYSPEKTIFRVWSPVSKWVKVLLFKNGEDTEPYQVVNMEYKGNGVWEAVVEGDLDGVFYLYQLENYGKIRTTVDPYSKAVYANSKKSAVVNLARTNPEGWENDRGPKIEGYEDAIIYEIHIADITGLENSGVKNKGLYLGLTEENTKGPGGVTTGLSHLVELGVTHVHILPFFDFYTGDELDKDFEKYYNWGYDPYLFMVPEGRYSTDPKNPHTRIREVKEMVKALHKHGIGVIMDMVFPHTYGIGELSAFDQTVPYYFYRIDKTGAYLNESGCGNVIASERPMMRKFIVDTVTYWVKEYHIDGFRFDQMGLIDKKTMLEVERALHKIDPTIILYGEPWGGWGAPIRFGKSDVAGTHVAAFNDEFRDAIRGSVFNPSVKGFVMGGYGKETKIKRGVVGSINYDEKLIKSFALDPEETINYAASHDNHTLWDKNYLAAKADKKKEWTEEELKNAQKLAGAILLTSQGVPFLHGGQDFCRTKNFNDNSYNAPISINGFDYERKLQFIDVFNYYKGLIKLRKEHPAFRLKNAEEIKKHLEFLPSGRIIVAFMLKDHAGGDPWKDIVVIYNGNTEKATYKLPEGKWNVVVNGQKAGTEVIETVEGTIELEPLSAYVLYRE; translated from the coding sequence GTGAAGACTAAACTCTGGTTGTTACTTGTTCTCCTCCTTTCTGCTTTGATATTCTCAGAAACCACCATCGTAGTCCACTATCACAGATACGACGGAAAGTACGATGGGTGGAATCTCTGGATATGGCCCGTAGAACCTGTGTCTCAGGAAGGGAAAGCTTACCAGTTCACAGGTGAGGACGATTTTGGTAAAGTAGCAGTAGTGAAATTACCAATGGATCTTACAAAGGTGGGGATCATAGTGAGGCTGAACGAGTGGCAGGCAAAAGACGTGGCCAAAGACAGGTTCATAGAGATAAAAGACGGAAAGGCTGAAGTGTGGATACTCCAGGGAGTGGAAGAGATTTTCTACGAAAAACCAGACACATCTCCCAGAATCTTCTTCGCACAGGCAAGGTCGAACAAGGTGATCGAAGCGTTCTTAACGAATCCCGTGGATACAAAAAAGAAAGAACTCTTCAAAGTCATCATTGACGGAAAAGAGATTCCCGTTTCAAGGGTGGAAAAGGCTGATCCCACGGACATAGACGTGACGAACTACGTGAGAATCGTCCTTTCTGAATCCCTGAAAGAAGAAGTCCTCAGAAAAGACGTGGAACTGATCATAGAAGGTTACAAACCGGCAAGGGTCATCATGATGGAGATTCTGGACAACTACTATTACGATGGAGAGCTCGGAGCCATATATTCTCCAGAGAAAACGATATTCAGAGTCTGGTCTCCCGTTTCTAAGTGGGTAAAGGTGCTTCTCTTCAAGAACGGAGAAGACACAGAACCGTACCAGGTTGTGAACATGGAATACAAGGGAAACGGGGTCTGGGAAGCGGTTGTTGAAGGCGATCTCGACGGAGTGTTCTACCTCTATCAGCTGGAAAACTACGGAAAGATCAGAACAACCGTCGATCCTTATTCGAAAGCGGTTTACGCAAACAGCAAAAAGAGCGCCGTTGTGAATCTTGCCAGGACAAACCCAGAAGGATGGGAAAACGACAGGGGACCGAAAATCGAAGGATACGAAGACGCGATAATCTATGAAATACACATAGCGGACATCACAGGACTCGAAAACTCCGGGGTAAAAAACAAAGGCCTCTATCTCGGGCTCACCGAAGAAAACACGAAAGGACCGGGCGGTGTGACAACAGGCCTTTCGCACCTTGTGGAACTCGGTGTTACACACGTTCATATACTTCCTTTCTTTGATTTCTACACAGGCGACGAACTCGATAAAGATTTCGAGAAGTACTACAACTGGGGTTACGATCCTTACCTGTTCATGGTTCCGGAGGGCAGATACTCAACCGATCCCAAAAACCCACACACGAGAATCAGAGAAGTCAAAGAAATGGTCAAAGCCCTTCACAAACACGGTATAGGTGTGATTATGGACATGGTGTTCCCTCACACCTACGGTATAGGCGAACTCTCTGCGTTCGATCAGACGGTGCCGTACTACTTCTACAGAATCGACAAGACAGGTGCCTATTTGAACGAAAGCGGATGTGGTAACGTCATCGCAAGCGAAAGACCCATGATGAGAAAATTCATAGTCGATACCGTCACCTACTGGGTAAAGGAGTATCACATAGACGGATTCAGGTTCGATCAGATGGGTCTTATCGACAAAAAGACAATGCTCGAAGTCGAAAGAGCTCTTCATAAAATCGATCCAACTATCATTCTCTACGGCGAACCGTGGGGTGGATGGGGAGCACCGATCAGGTTTGGAAAGAGCGATGTCGCCGGCACACACGTGGCAGCTTTCAACGATGAGTTCAGAGACGCAATAAGGGGTTCCGTGTTCAACCCGAGCGTCAAGGGATTCGTCATGGGAGGATACGGAAAGGAAACCAAGATCAAAAGAGGTGTTGTTGGAAGCATAAACTACGACGAAAAACTCATCAAAAGCTTCGCCCTTGATCCAGAAGAGACGATAAACTACGCAGCGTCTCACGACAACCACACACTGTGGGACAAGAACTACCTCGCCGCCAAAGCTGATAAGAAAAAGGAATGGACCGAAGAAGAACTGAAAAACGCCCAGAAACTGGCTGGTGCGATTCTCCTCACTTCTCAAGGTGTTCCTTTCCTCCACGGAGGACAGGACTTCTGCAGAACGAAGAATTTCAACGACAACTCCTACAACGCCCCTATCTCGATAAACGGCTTTGATTACGAAAGAAAACTTCAGTTCATAGATGTGTTCAACTATTACAAAGGCCTCATAAAACTCAGAAAAGAACATCCTGCTTTCAGGCTGAAAAATGCCGAAGAGATCAAAAAGCACCTGGAATTTCTCCCGAGTGGAAGAATAATAGTTGCGTTCATGCTCAAAGACCACGCAGGTGGTGATCCCTGGAAAGACATTGTGGTGATTTACAATGGAAATACAGAGAAGGCAACATACAAGCTGCCAGAAGGAAAATGGAATGTGGTTGTAAACGGCCAGAAAGCTGGAACGGAAGTGATAGAAACCGTTGAAGGAACAATAGAACTCGAACCGCTTTCTGCGTACGTTTTGTACAGAGAGTGA
- a CDS encoding glycogen-binding domain-containing protein gives MKKLLILSVLLLSVFVFSDVFVENGKVIFTFEWEGAKVVYLAGTFNNWNPTALPMEEVEPGLWRAELELEPGTYQYKYVIDGTTWKEDPNAPGYVDDGFGGYNGIFTLVEKDGQLFIVGPQKKEESKKYEPNPDREDTIFVEDGIVVLRYYNPEAEFVTIAGSFNNWNAEEIEMYPLGDGWWEGVLELGPGVYEYKFVVNGEEWVTDPNALAFVDDGFGGKNGVFEVYEENGELKVKSPIEETVQEETSEEAPEVAQQETAEAEPEEVEKSELKEGLSVEDGFVVFVVRKPEASEAYVAGSFNNWSTTANPMEKEGELWVARIKLNPGTYQYKYVFTIAGNQVWQEDPNAPSYVPDGFGGKNGAFMLSEEDGKLVIKPLEQSSESETPFFGKYNIDLTYKYATDTFLKSLESSHELTLGVKTDFLKATLNFKPEGSFLDSANIKVEKDGFEVFGHYNVASLVEGKPYEEWFAETGFGLGISFLSYKFTADVAFDTNAEKERFLIGVSGENFGTYFGSNYLLGIEKIDLAGFLSFDLLGAKTTVWTGLIFAKPVLYFVNLEVDSDNFDVNYLYYEKTSSEDKGFLKASIDLFNLELYGDYNFNNKTYTVSAGYVFDDTYVLGLAYRYGDYDNFENDPDKITVFGELRNEFASAKLGVTYDAYKNIYLDFQGEVNF, from the coding sequence ATGAAAAAACTTCTCATTCTCTCTGTGCTTTTGCTGAGTGTCTTCGTATTTTCTGATGTCTTTGTAGAAAACGGAAAAGTGATTTTCACCTTCGAGTGGGAAGGAGCCAAGGTGGTGTACCTCGCAGGAACCTTCAACAACTGGAATCCCACAGCGCTTCCAATGGAAGAAGTGGAACCCGGTCTCTGGAGAGCAGAGCTCGAACTCGAACCAGGAACGTATCAATACAAATACGTGATAGATGGAACTACGTGGAAAGAAGACCCCAACGCACCCGGATACGTGGACGATGGTTTCGGAGGCTACAACGGAATATTCACACTGGTAGAAAAAGACGGACAGCTCTTCATCGTTGGCCCTCAGAAGAAAGAAGAATCAAAGAAATACGAGCCTAACCCCGACAGGGAAGACACCATCTTTGTCGAAGACGGTATAGTGGTTCTCAGATACTACAATCCCGAAGCGGAATTCGTAACCATAGCTGGAAGTTTCAACAACTGGAACGCAGAAGAAATAGAGATGTACCCACTTGGAGACGGATGGTGGGAAGGAGTACTGGAACTTGGTCCCGGAGTGTATGAATACAAGTTCGTTGTGAACGGTGAAGAGTGGGTAACCGACCCCAACGCCCTCGCTTTCGTCGATGACGGTTTCGGAGGAAAGAACGGTGTTTTCGAAGTTTACGAAGAAAACGGAGAACTGAAGGTAAAATCTCCCATCGAGGAAACTGTCCAGGAAGAGACTTCAGAAGAAGCACCCGAAGTCGCTCAGCAAGAAACCGCAGAAGCCGAACCAGAAGAAGTTGAAAAATCCGAGCTGAAAGAAGGACTCAGCGTGGAAGACGGTTTTGTCGTCTTCGTTGTTAGAAAGCCAGAAGCTTCCGAGGCTTACGTTGCGGGAAGTTTCAACAACTGGAGCACCACAGCGAATCCAATGGAAAAAGAAGGGGAACTCTGGGTGGCAAGAATCAAGCTCAACCCCGGCACTTATCAGTACAAGTACGTCTTCACGATAGCGGGGAATCAGGTCTGGCAAGAAGATCCCAACGCGCCTTCCTATGTCCCGGATGGATTCGGTGGAAAAAACGGCGCTTTCATGCTCTCTGAAGAGGATGGAAAACTCGTCATAAAACCTCTGGAGCAGAGTTCCGAGAGTGAGACTCCGTTCTTCGGGAAGTACAACATTGATCTGACTTACAAATACGCAACGGATACCTTCCTCAAATCTCTCGAAAGCTCCCATGAACTCACTCTCGGTGTAAAAACCGACTTCCTGAAAGCAACCTTGAATTTCAAACCGGAAGGATCTTTCTTGGACAGCGCGAACATAAAAGTGGAAAAGGACGGTTTCGAGGTTTTCGGACACTACAACGTGGCATCTCTGGTGGAAGGGAAGCCCTACGAAGAATGGTTCGCCGAAACAGGCTTTGGTCTCGGTATTTCTTTCCTTTCCTACAAGTTCACAGCTGATGTCGCTTTTGACACAAACGCGGAAAAGGAAAGATTTTTGATAGGAGTTTCGGGAGAGAATTTCGGTACATACTTTGGAAGTAATTACTTGCTTGGGATAGAAAAAATAGACCTCGCAGGCTTCTTATCCTTTGATCTTCTTGGAGCAAAAACAACCGTCTGGACTGGTTTGATCTTTGCCAAGCCCGTTCTCTACTTTGTGAACCTCGAAGTCGATTCGGACAACTTCGATGTCAACTACCTGTACTATGAAAAAACATCTTCAGAAGACAAAGGATTTCTCAAAGCAAGCATTGATCTATTCAACCTGGAACTCTACGGAGACTACAATTTCAACAACAAAACGTACACGGTAAGCGCAGGGTACGTTTTCGATGACACCTATGTCCTCGGATTGGCCTACAGATACGGAGACTACGACAACTTCGAAAACGACCCCGACAAAATAACCGTCTTTGGGGAGCTCAGAAACGAATTCGCAAGCGCAAAACTTGGAGTAACTTACGACGCATACAAGAACATCTATCTAGATTTCCAAGGTGAAGTCAACTTCTGA
- a CDS encoding alpha-amylase family glycosyl hydrolase, which produces MKKTFLLLALVFLLFLTSCFQTSMSQSLVSSNPHSNSTNTGDSASNLSINEVKYPVVYEIFIRSFYDSDGDGVGDINGVSQKVDYLRKLGIDAVWFMPFNEAVSYHGYDITDYYNVEKDYGTMEDLENMIQVLHENGIKVIMDLVINHTSDEHPWFKDAVENTTSSPYWDYYIMSLEDHSGQDHWHWKINSKGQKVWYFGLFGYNMPDLNHDSQKVREEVKKIVDFWISKGVDGFRIDAAKHIYGWSWDDGIQESAEYFEWFRDYVLSKKPDAILVGEVFSGNTYDLSLYPIPVFNFALMYSIRNYPEGQDGMIENNWVEESFLFLENHDLHRFFSHLQEHYKKFSESDYEFIKKRAALWYFLIFTLKGSPVIYYGGEIGTRGFKWHGPVYDEPVREPMQWYASGTGEGQTFWTKEVYKNAGITFGNADVDGCIYDDPYDGFSVEEQENDPKSLLNFIRFILNFRKDHDAILNGDQTIFRDWKNLIAFYRESSNEKLLVVLNPDPVWQNSFTFEENMTMILEVDFENFIWNESNVSFSAGESFTVDPMKAYIFKK; this is translated from the coding sequence GTGAAGAAGACTTTTTTACTGCTTGCTCTGGTATTTTTACTCTTCCTCACCTCCTGCTTTCAAACGTCTATGAGTCAATCCCTCGTTTCAAGTAATCCACATTCAAACAGCACAAACACAGGTGATTCAGCCTCCAACCTTTCTATTAATGAAGTAAAATACCCCGTCGTCTACGAAATTTTCATTCGCTCCTTTTACGACAGCGACGGAGATGGTGTGGGAGACATAAACGGTGTTTCTCAGAAAGTTGACTATCTGAGGAAACTCGGCATTGACGCTGTGTGGTTTATGCCCTTCAACGAGGCTGTTTCATACCATGGATACGACATAACAGACTACTACAACGTCGAGAAAGACTACGGCACCATGGAAGATCTCGAAAACATGATCCAGGTGCTCCATGAGAACGGAATAAAGGTAATAATGGATCTCGTGATCAACCACACATCCGATGAGCATCCCTGGTTCAAAGACGCCGTGGAAAACACGACCAGCTCTCCGTACTGGGACTACTACATAATGAGTCTTGAAGATCATTCTGGTCAGGATCACTGGCACTGGAAGATCAACTCAAAGGGTCAAAAAGTCTGGTATTTCGGACTTTTTGGCTATAACATGCCGGATCTGAACCACGACAGTCAGAAAGTGAGAGAAGAAGTAAAGAAAATCGTGGATTTCTGGATTTCCAAAGGTGTTGATGGATTCAGAATAGATGCTGCAAAGCACATATATGGCTGGTCCTGGGACGATGGGATACAGGAGTCGGCCGAATATTTTGAATGGTTCAGAGATTATGTGCTTTCCAAAAAGCCCGATGCCATACTTGTGGGAGAGGTGTTCAGCGGAAACACGTACGATCTTTCTCTATATCCAATTCCCGTTTTCAATTTCGCCCTCATGTACAGTATAAGGAACTACCCAGAAGGGCAGGATGGAATGATAGAAAACAACTGGGTTGAGGAGTCTTTCCTGTTTCTTGAGAATCACGATCTCCACAGGTTCTTCTCCCATCTTCAAGAACATTACAAAAAGTTCTCCGAGTCCGACTACGAGTTCATCAAAAAACGTGCTGCTCTCTGGTATTTTCTGATATTCACACTGAAAGGATCTCCTGTTATCTACTACGGCGGTGAAATTGGAACGAGAGGTTTCAAGTGGCACGGTCCTGTATATGACGAGCCGGTGAGAGAGCCGATGCAGTGGTACGCAAGCGGTACAGGAGAAGGTCAAACCTTCTGGACAAAGGAAGTCTACAAAAACGCGGGGATAACCTTTGGAAACGCTGATGTTGACGGATGTATCTATGACGATCCTTACGATGGCTTCTCCGTCGAAGAACAGGAAAACGATCCGAAGAGTCTTTTGAATTTCATCAGATTCATTCTCAACTTCAGAAAAGATCACGACGCCATTTTGAATGGAGATCAAACGATCTTCAGGGACTGGAAAAACCTCATAGCGTTCTACAGAGAATCCTCCAACGAAAAGCTGTTGGTGGTCTTGAATCCGGATCCAGTCTGGCAAAACAGCTTCACTTTTGAAGAAAACATGACGATGATTCTCGAGGTAGATTTTGAAAACTTCATCTGGAACGAGTCAAACGTGTCTTTTTCAGCGGGTGAATCCTTCACTGTGGATCCCATGAAAGCGTACATTTTCAAAAAGTGA
- the malE gene encoding maltose/maltodextrin ABC transporter substrate-binding protein MalE — translation MKRLLVLMLVVISALVLAQTKLTIWCSEKQVDILQKLGEEFKAKYGIPVEVQYVDFGSIKSKFLTAAPQGQGADIIVGAHDWVGELAVNGLIEPIPNFSDLKNFYDTALKAFSYGGRLYGVPYAMEAVALIYNKDYVDAVPKTMDELIEKAKQIDEEYGGEVRGFIYDVANFYFSAPFILGYGGYVFKETPQGLDVTDIGLANEGAIKGAKLIKRMIDEGVLTPGDNYGTMDSMFKEGLAAMIINGPWAIKSYKDAGINYGVAPIPELEPGVPAKPFVGVQGFMINAKSPNKVIAMEFLTNFIARKETMYKIYLADPRLPARKDVLELVKDNPDVVAFTQSASMGTPMPNVPEMAPVWSAMGDALSIIINGQASVEDALKEAVEKIKAQIEK, via the coding sequence GTGAAGAGACTGCTCGTTTTAATGCTTGTTGTGATTTCTGCCCTGGTGTTAGCTCAAACAAAACTCACTATCTGGTGCTCCGAAAAGCAGGTTGACATCCTCCAGAAACTCGGGGAAGAATTCAAGGCAAAGTATGGAATTCCTGTTGAAGTTCAGTACGTTGATTTTGGAAGCATCAAATCCAAATTCCTGACGGCGGCTCCACAGGGACAGGGTGCAGACATCATTGTTGGAGCACACGACTGGGTAGGAGAACTCGCCGTCAACGGTTTGATCGAACCCATTCCCAACTTCTCTGATCTGAAGAATTTCTATGACACGGCTCTCAAAGCTTTCTCTTACGGTGGAAGACTCTACGGAGTACCGTACGCCATGGAAGCGGTTGCTCTCATCTACAACAAGGACTACGTTGATGCTGTTCCTAAGACCATGGATGAACTCATAGAAAAAGCAAAACAGATAGATGAGGAATACGGAGGAGAGGTCAGAGGTTTCATCTACGATGTCGCCAACTTCTACTTCTCTGCGCCGTTCATCCTGGGTTACGGAGGATACGTCTTCAAGGAAACACCTCAGGGACTCGACGTGACAGACATTGGACTTGCAAATGAAGGAGCAATCAAAGGAGCGAAACTCATAAAGAGAATGATCGATGAAGGTGTTCTCACCCCGGGTGACAATTACGGAACGATGGATTCAATGTTCAAAGAAGGTCTTGCAGCTATGATCATCAACGGACCTTGGGCTATAAAATCTTACAAAGACGCGGGTATAAACTACGGAGTTGCTCCCATTCCTGAGCTCGAACCGGGTGTTCCTGCCAAACCATTCGTTGGTGTTCAGGGATTCATGATCAACGCCAAGTCTCCAAACAAAGTGATCGCCATGGAATTTCTCACGAACTTCATTGCGAGAAAAGAGACCATGTACAAGATATACCTCGCAGATCCAAGACTTCCTGCGAGAAAAGATGTTCTCGAACTCGTCAAAGACAATCCCGATGTTGTTGCGTTCACTCAGAGTGCTTCCATGGGAACACCGATGCCAAACGTGCCGGAAATGGCTCCTGTCTGGTCTGCCATGGGAGACGCTCTCAGCATCATTATCAACGGACAGGCCAGTGTCGAAGATGCTCTCAAAGAGGCTGTGGAAAAAATCAAGGCACAGATAGAAAAATAA